From a single Miscanthus floridulus cultivar M001 chromosome 8, ASM1932011v1, whole genome shotgun sequence genomic region:
- the LOC136470872 gene encoding uncharacterized protein, with protein MFMFSAARCLVPSLYPHPHAPACRRAPAPTAVSAKPRRSSRGSRRERSWDDDDGGGSDSDVDDGFFGQKQDEEAPTPSPRRPASPAPQLRGSDVLRALQRAAAAKEAARNKKKDMKRPAARQRQGKEKPAGGDVEVREVRPVVIRPEWAARIRELELRVQQLAVDK; from the coding sequence ATGTTCATGTTCTCCGCCGCACGCTGCCTCGTCCCTAGTCTGTACCCCCACCCGCACGCGCCCGCCTGCCGCCGCGCGCCGGCGCCCACCGCGGTCTCAGCCAAGCCGCGCCGCTCGAGCCGAGGCTCCCGCCGCGAACGCTCGTGGgacgacgatgacggcggcggctCAGATTCCGACGTCGACGACGGCTTCTTCGGCCAAAAGCAGGACGAGGAGGCGCCAACGCCCTCCCCCCGACGTCCCGCCTCGCCAGCGCCCCAGCTGCGGGGGTCCGACGTGCTGCGCGCGCTGCAGAGGGCCGCCGCGGCCAAGGAGGCCGCCaggaacaagaagaaagacatgAAGAGGCCGGCGGCGCGCCAGCGGCAGGGGAAGGAGAAGCCGGCGGGTGGCGACGTGGAAGTCCGGGAGGTGAGGCCTGTGGTGATAAGGCCCGAGTGGGCGGCGAGGATCCGGGAGCTGGAGCTCAGGGTGCAGCAGCTCGCCGTCGACAAGTAG